In Diadema setosum chromosome 19, eeDiaSeto1, whole genome shotgun sequence, a genomic segment contains:
- the LOC140242709 gene encoding large ribosomal subunit protein eL24-like isoform X2: MKTELCNFSGYKIQPGHGRRYARIDGKVFNFINGKSKASFMMKRNPRRINWTVLYRRKNKKGSQEEVTKKRTRRTTKHQRSIAGASLAEILAKRNQKPEARKAQREQAIKAAKEKTKAKKAAKKAAAPAKPTRGKQQKAQQKVKSSAPRVGGKR; encoded by the exons GACGGAGCTGTGCAATTTCAGTGGATACAAAATCCAACCCGGCCATGGCCGGCGATACGCTAGGATTGATGGAAAG GTCTTCAACTTCATAAATGGCAAGAGCAAGGCCTCCTTCATGATGAAGCGCAACCCGCGCCGCATCAACTGGACTGTGCTGTACCGCCGCAAGAACAAGAAGGGTTCCCAGGAGGAGGTGACCAAGAAGAGGACAAGGCGCACCACCAAGCACCAGCGTTCCATCGCTGGTGCCTCACTGGCTGAAATTCTCGCCAAGAGGAACCAGAAGCCAGAGGCAAGGAAGGCCCAGAGAGAGCAGGCCATCAA GGCTGCAAAAGAAAAGACGAAAGCCAAGAAGGCAGCAAAGAAGGCCGCAGCTCCAGCAAAG CCGACCCGTGGCAAGCAGCAGAAGGCCCAGCAGAAGGTGAAATCCTCAGCCCCACGTGTTGGTGGAAAGCGATAA
- the LOC140242709 gene encoding large ribosomal subunit protein eL24-like isoform X1, with product MKTELCNFSGYKIQPGHGRRYARIDGKVFNFINGKSKASFMMKRNPRRINWTVLYRRKNKKGSQEEVTKKRTRRTTKHQRSIAGASLAEILAKRNQKPEARKAQREQAIKAAKEKTKAKKAAKKAAAPAKPTRGKQQKAQQKVKSSAPRVGGKR from the exons ATGAA GACGGAGCTGTGCAATTTCAGTGGATACAAAATCCAACCCGGCCATGGCCGGCGATACGCTAGGATTGATGGAAAG GTCTTCAACTTCATAAATGGCAAGAGCAAGGCCTCCTTCATGATGAAGCGCAACCCGCGCCGCATCAACTGGACTGTGCTGTACCGCCGCAAGAACAAGAAGGGTTCCCAGGAGGAGGTGACCAAGAAGAGGACAAGGCGCACCACCAAGCACCAGCGTTCCATCGCTGGTGCCTCACTGGCTGAAATTCTCGCCAAGAGGAACCAGAAGCCAGAGGCAAGGAAGGCCCAGAGAGAGCAGGCCATCAA GGCTGCAAAAGAAAAGACGAAAGCCAAGAAGGCAGCAAAGAAGGCCGCAGCTCCAGCAAAG CCGACCCGTGGCAAGCAGCAGAAGGCCCAGCAGAAGGTGAAATCCTCAGCCCCACGTGTTGGTGGAAAGCGATAA